In Acidobacteriota bacterium, a single window of DNA contains:
- the rho gene encoding transcription termination factor Rho, which translates to MERDYNLLELEERNIQTLVKIAKNLGIEDAPELRKQDIVFKILEAQARKNGYIFSEGVLECLPEGFGFLRAPEHSYLQSADDIYVSPSQIRKFDLRTGDTISGLVRPPKDGEKYFALIKLEAINFLSPDIAIKKRENLKFDSLTPLYPHEKIRLETEPQNISARVMDLLTPIGKGQRGLIVAPPRTGKTMLLQTIAKSIEKNHPEIFIIVLLIDERPEEVTDMERTVKGEVISSTFDEPPLRHAQVAEIVLEKAKRLVEHGRDVVILLDSITRLARAYNSIVPPSGKVLSGGIDANALHKPKKFFGSARKIEEGGSLTIIATALIDTGSRMDEVIFEEFKGTGNMEINLDRRLVDKRVFPAIDITRSGTRKEELLLQKDILNRIWVLRKVLSQLNEVEAMELLVDKLSKTKLNAEFLDAMSRGL; encoded by the coding sequence ATGGAAAGGGATTATAATTTACTCGAATTAGAAGAAAGAAATATTCAAACTTTAGTAAAAATTGCAAAGAATCTTGGAATTGAAGATGCTCCAGAACTTAGAAAGCAGGATATCGTCTTTAAAATTCTCGAAGCTCAGGCGCGCAAGAATGGCTATATCTTCTCAGAGGGCGTTTTAGAATGTCTTCCAGAAGGATTTGGTTTTCTAAGAGCTCCTGAACATAGCTATTTGCAGAGTGCTGATGATATATATGTTTCTCCTTCCCAGATAAGAAAGTTTGATTTGAGAACTGGAGATACAATTTCAGGCCTTGTAAGGCCTCCTAAAGATGGAGAAAAATATTTTGCATTGATTAAACTTGAGGCAATAAATTTCCTTTCTCCTGATATTGCAATAAAGAAAAGAGAGAATTTAAAATTTGATTCGCTTACCCCTCTTTATCCTCACGAAAAAATAAGACTTGAAACAGAACCCCAGAATATATCTGCAAGGGTTATGGATCTTCTCACACCTATTGGAAAAGGTCAGCGGGGATTGATAGTAGCCCCTCCTCGAACTGGTAAAACCATGCTTCTCCAGACAATAGCAAAATCTATTGAGAAAAACCATCCCGAAATATTTATAATAGTTCTCTTGATCGATGAGAGACCTGAAGAGGTAACTGATATGGAGAGAACAGTTAAAGGTGAAGTTATAAGCTCTACTTTCGATGAACCTCCTTTGAGACATGCTCAGGTAGCAGAAATAGTATTGGAAAAGGCAAAAAGATTGGTTGAACACGGAAGAGATGTTGTGATTTTACTCGATAGTATAACAAGACTTGCAAGGGCTTACAATTCAATCGTTCCGCCCTCGGGCAAAGTTTTATCCGGTGGAATTGATGCTAATGCCCTTCACAAACCAAAAAAATTTTTTGGTTCCGCAAGAAAAATAGAAGAAGGAGGTAGTCTGACAATAATTGCAACAGCTTTAATCGATACAGGAAGCAGAATGGATGAAGTAATATTTGAAGAGTTCAAAGGAACAGGGAACATGGAAATTAACTTAGATAGAAGGCTTGTAGATAAGAGAGTTTTTCCTGCAATTGATATCACAAGGTCTGGAACAAGAAAAGAAGAGCTATTATTGCAAAAAGATATATTGAATAGAATCTGGGTCCTTAGGAAAGTTCTCAGCCAACTTAATGAAGTTGAAGCTATGGAATTATTAGTGGATAAACTATCAAAGACAAAATTAAACGCAGAATTTCTTGATGCCATGAGTAGAGGCTTATAA
- a CDS encoding ParB/RepB/Spo0J family partition protein, translating to MEEQKELFDIRELQKRTILPKKVPRINMISIEKIRPNPNQPRNEMGNLEDLVQSIKSKGILEPILVRKKEDYFEIITGERRHAAALFAELKEIPCIELDIPDNEALEISLIENLHRKDLNPFEEAFALKALSDVYGYTHQKISEKIGKSRVYVTEMISITKLPAEIIRKCQEKNVNSKSVLVQLTRLHRNEKETEKIIEKIKERELKREDLRRIKREREKPYIFSFRPESKEFSLRLRFKRKEVEKQEIIRILEEILRKLKEE from the coding sequence ATGGAAGAACAGAAGGAATTATTTGACATTAGAGAATTACAGAAGAGAACAATTTTACCAAAAAAAGTTCCCCGCATAAACATGATATCCATTGAAAAAATTAGACCCAATCCAAACCAGCCAAGGAATGAAATGGGAAATCTTGAAGATTTAGTTCAATCCATTAAATCCAAAGGAATATTAGAGCCAATTCTTGTAAGAAAAAAAGAAGATTATTTTGAAATTATAACGGGGGAGAGAAGACATGCTGCTGCTCTATTTGCTGAATTAAAAGAGATTCCATGCATCGAACTTGATATTCCGGATAATGAAGCCTTAGAAATTTCTTTAATAGAGAATCTTCATAGAAAAGATTTAAACCCCTTTGAGGAAGCATTTGCATTAAAAGCTCTTTCTGATGTGTATGGTTACACCCATCAGAAGATATCAGAAAAAATAGGAAAATCAAGAGTTTATGTAACAGAAATGATCTCCATTACAAAACTTCCTGCAGAAATTATAAGAAAATGTCAGGAAAAAAATGTAAATTCAAAATCTGTTCTTGTTCAATTGACAAGATTGCACAGAAATGAAAAGGAAACTGAAAAAATAATAGAAAAAATAAAAGAAAGAGAATTAAAAAGAGAAGATTTGAGAAGAATAAAAAGAGAAAGAGAAAAACCTTATATTTTCAGTTTCAGGCCAGAATCAAAGGAATTTTCCCTTAGATTAAGGTTTAAAAGGAAAGAAGTAGAAAAACAAGAAATAATAAGAATCCTTGAAGAAATATTAAGAAAACTGAAAGAAGAATAA
- a CDS encoding archaemetzincin family Zn-dependent metalloprotease yields the protein MEKDKIFIISLGEIEDFSLIYLKETLEKIFPYPVILKKGNKSLDFAYDQKRGQYYSPFIMEKLKREVPQNAIKVLGVTEEDLFVKNLNFIFGQAEIFGEVSLISIKRLREEYYNKRKNDSIFLLRTLKEAVHELGHSFGLNHCKNSRCVMFFSNSIIDTDNKSYKFCSICEKIINRAFKSIN from the coding sequence GTGGAAAAAGACAAAATATTCATAATTTCTCTTGGAGAGATTGAGGATTTCAGCCTTATCTATTTGAAAGAAACTCTTGAAAAAATATTTCCTTACCCTGTAATACTCAAAAAAGGAAATAAAAGCTTAGATTTTGCCTATGACCAAAAAAGAGGACAGTATTATTCTCCCTTCATAATGGAAAAACTCAAGAGAGAAGTTCCACAGAATGCGATAAAAGTGCTGGGAGTTACTGAAGAGGATCTATTTGTGAAGAATCTGAATTTTATCTTTGGTCAGGCAGAAATTTTTGGAGAGGTTTCTCTTATCTCAATTAAGAGATTAAGAGAAGAATATTATAATAAAAGAAAAAATGATTCTATCTTCCTCCTAAGAACATTAAAAGAGGCAGTTCATGAACTGGGTCACTCATTTGGACTTAATCATTGTAAAAATTCAAGATGTGTCATGTTTTTTTCTAACAGCATAATAGATACAGATAATAAATCATATAAATTCTGTAGCATATGCGAAAAAATCATAAATAGAGCTTTTAAGTCAATAAATTAA
- the hsp20 gene encoding archaeal heat shock protein Hsp20, with amino-acid sequence MNEEGKKKKEEEEKEIELNFGIGKISFGGLFKGIGNLIDLVSKLSEEAEEIKKEGEVKLGKEIKGVYGFSIRTLVGGKPIVETFGNIRETPKGPVVEEVREPIVDIFDEKDHILMVAELPGVEQSDIQIEIKEDILNISAERGERKYRKEVLLPTLVDETTKKTTYKNGILEIEIKKKQE; translated from the coding sequence ATGAATGAGGAAGGAAAGAAAAAAAAGGAGGAAGAAGAGAAAGAAATAGAGTTAAACTTTGGGATTGGAAAAATTTCTTTTGGAGGATTATTTAAAGGCATAGGGAATCTAATTGATTTGGTTTCTAAGCTTTCTGAAGAAGCTGAGGAAATCAAAAAGGAAGGAGAAGTAAAACTTGGTAAGGAAATAAAAGGAGTTTACGGTTTTAGCATAAGAACATTGGTTGGTGGAAAACCAATAGTTGAGACCTTTGGGAATATTAGGGAAACCCCTAAGGGCCCTGTAGTAGAGGAGGTAAGAGAGCCAATTGTAGATATCTTTGATGAAAAGGACCATATATTAATGGTTGCTGAGCTACCTGGAGTGGAGCAGTCTGATATTCAAATTGAAATAAAAGAAGATATATTAAACATATCTGCAGAAAGAGGTGAAAGGAAATACAGAAAAGAAGTTCTTTTGCCAACATTAGTAGATGAGACTACTAAAAAGACCACTTATAAAAATGGAATTTTAGAAATCGAGATAAAGAAAAAACAAGAATAG
- a CDS encoding transglycosylase SLT domain-containing protein, giving the protein MIIKLLDFSDNLKIPREVKIVRLEDSFKKSENNLESPSILPRKKSSKTFRVLFLIVLILWGATSFHLFKFSDWNFKERIQLRKELKNSQDQLISQLKREKENLEWILNEYIKICYYLDQLYPNPENSSLAKLIAKKAFENREIGLSPEVILAVIQTESGGNANAVSYKNAKGLMQLIDETATDRLNEIGLPFSEKFVFDPVFNVKLGINELVRLHNYWMKKGKEKKDEWTYSFHSYFWGIDGTQKLIDEGREKEIINSDYVSKVYGYFAELKGEIKSSTKIRVMADIFR; this is encoded by the coding sequence TTGATCATAAAATTATTAGATTTTTCTGATAATTTAAAAATTCCGAGGGAAGTGAAAATTGTGAGGCTTGAAGACTCCTTTAAAAAAAGTGAGAATAACTTAGAATCTCCTTCAATTTTACCTCGTAAAAAATCCAGTAAAACCTTTAGAGTATTATTTCTAATTGTGTTGATATTATGGGGTGCTACTTCTTTTCATTTATTTAAATTCTCAGACTGGAATTTTAAAGAAAGAATTCAACTTAGAAAAGAATTAAAAAATTCTCAAGATCAGCTGATTTCTCAGCTCAAAAGAGAAAAAGAAAATTTAGAGTGGATCCTTAACGAATATATCAAAATTTGCTATTATCTTGATCAGCTTTATCCAAATCCTGAAAATTCAAGTCTTGCAAAGTTAATAGCAAAAAAGGCCTTTGAAAATAGAGAAATTGGACTTTCACCGGAGGTTATATTAGCAGTGATTCAAACAGAATCTGGTGGTAATGCTAATGCAGTGAGTTATAAAAATGCCAAGGGACTCATGCAACTCATCGATGAAACAGCAACTGATAGACTGAACGAAATTGGGCTGCCTTTTTCTGAAAAATTTGTCTTTGATCCGGTTTTTAATGTGAAATTGGGAATTAACGAATTAGTCAGACTACATAATTATTGGATGAAAAAAGGGAAAGAAAAGAAAGATGAATGGACTTATTCATTTCATTCTTATTTTTGGGGAATTGATGGAACACAAAAATTAATAGATGAGGGAAGAGAAAAGGAGATCATTAATTCCGATTATGTCAGCAAAGTTTACGGATATTTTGCTGAATTGAAAGGAGAGATAAAAAGTTCAACGAAAATCAGAGTCATGGCCGATATTTTTAGATGA
- a CDS encoding response regulator, with the protein MEKKINERNKYFTVFENIVEPVIIIDSNYVIQEINPAAETFLDITKEYAKGKLCNEILHCTICPQDCQLKEAINNSMKFSGIEKEMDIKGKKKIVLMNCSFIQDFKGRNISGVAILTDITKIKNLEEGIKYLNHKISVIKKEEEEGHKFEEHVIQMQKMESLGALASGIAHDFNNLLGGILGYASLLITKIPKNSAYYHDVENILSITNRASDLTSKILAYVRKEKDNIRLININNIVNEVVSLLSRTIERRISIEKYLEEELFYVMGDENQIQQAFLNVCINARDAMPGGGILTIRTENVTLKESFIENYIGIGSGDYILITISDTGIGMDEKVRKRIFEPFFTTKQKKQGTGLGLSIVYEIIKGHDGYITVDSKLGKGTTLKIYLPAVKSQTSEIIDQEEKKISTGNGTVLIVDDEEIIRNLIREILERFGYKVFTASNGEEAIDIYTEMKDKIDIIILDMIMPGIGGKRTFSKLKEINSKANILLMSGYKKNGETQEALNEGALGFLQKPFNVNDLIKAIKMILHHSGACK; encoded by the coding sequence GTGGAAAAAAAAATTAATGAAAGAAATAAATATTTTACAGTCTTTGAAAATATAGTTGAGCCAGTAATAATAATAGATTCAAATTATGTCATTCAAGAAATAAATCCTGCCGCTGAAACATTTCTTGATATAACCAAAGAATATGCAAAAGGTAAACTTTGCAATGAAATACTCCACTGCACCATTTGCCCTCAGGATTGTCAATTAAAAGAAGCTATAAATAATTCAATGAAATTTTCTGGAATTGAAAAAGAAATGGATATAAAAGGTAAGAAAAAAATTGTTCTCATGAATTGTTCATTTATTCAAGATTTTAAGGGAAGAAATATCAGTGGAGTTGCAATTTTAACAGACATTACCAAAATAAAAAATTTAGAGGAAGGAATAAAATACCTTAATCATAAAATCTCTGTAATAAAAAAAGAAGAGGAGGAGGGGCACAAATTTGAGGAGCACGTAATTCAGATGCAAAAGATGGAGTCTTTAGGAGCATTGGCAAGTGGAATTGCCCATGATTTCAACAATCTGCTTGGCGGCATATTAGGATATGCATCACTTCTTATAACAAAGATACCCAAAAATAGTGCTTATTATCATGATGTGGAAAATATCTTAAGTATAACCAATAGAGCTTCTGATCTTACTTCTAAAATTTTAGCCTATGTTCGAAAGGAAAAGGACAATATAAGATTAATAAATATAAATAATATAGTTAATGAAGTTGTTAGTCTCCTCTCGAGAACAATTGAGAGAAGAATCTCAATCGAAAAATATTTGGAAGAGGAGTTGTTTTATGTTATGGGAGATGAAAATCAAATTCAGCAAGCTTTTCTCAATGTATGTATAAATGCAAGAGATGCTATGCCTGGAGGAGGAATATTAACAATAAGGACTGAAAATGTAACTCTTAAAGAGAGCTTTATTGAAAACTACATTGGCATAGGGTCAGGAGATTATATTCTCATAACAATTTCTGATACAGGAATTGGCATGGATGAGAAAGTGAGAAAGAGAATATTTGAGCCGTTTTTTACAACAAAACAAAAAAAGCAAGGCACAGGTCTTGGGCTTTCTATTGTTTATGAAATTATAAAAGGTCATGACGGGTATATAACAGTTGATAGTAAATTAGGAAAAGGAACCACTCTCAAAATATACCTCCCAGCAGTAAAATCACAAACATCAGAAATCATTGATCAAGAGGAGAAAAAAATCTCAACGGGAAATGGAACAGTTTTAATAGTTGATGATGAAGAAATTATAAGAAATTTAATAAGAGAAATTCTTGAGAGGTTTGGATACAAGGTATTCACCGCATCTAATGGAGAAGAGGCAATTGATATATATACAGAGATGAAGGATAAAATTGATATAATAATCTTAGACATGATTATGCCAGGAATAGGAGGAAAGAGGACTTTCTCTAAGCTTAAGGAAATAAATTCTAAAGCAAATATACTTTTGATGTCAGGATACAAGAAGAATGGAGAAACACAGGAAGCTTTAAACGAGGGCGCCTTAGGATTTCTTCAAAAACCTTTTAACGTAAATGATCTTATTAAAGCTATAAAAATGATTCTGCACCATTCTGGTGCATGCAAGTAA